The Victivallis lenta DNA window ATGGAAGTACTCCACTGCTTGTACTTTTACAACAGTTGAACAGCGTTTTACATCCGGGGAGTGATGATCCTGATTACATCCCTTTTCCGGACTCTTCGGAAGAGAAGAGCATTCAACATACAGAATGTGATGCGGAATCATTCTTTACTGAAGCGATACCGCTACTTTTAAATGCCGGAGCCGATGTCAATATCAGCAATAATCATGGTGATACCCCGCTGATTATCGCCTGTCGGTATGGTGGTTCAACGATTCAGAAGATGCTGATTGCGGCCGGAGCTGATGTCAATTACAGAGATGGAAATGGTGTTACTCCTTTAATGGGAATACTTCGGAATTTTCCTGACGGTTTGGGGTTATTTAAAGACTTTGAACACAAAGGATTTGTTTCTGTATTGCCCAAAGAACAACTGCTGCAATATCTCAAGGTCAGGCTTGATACGGCAGAAGAAATAACCGCAAACTTTCTTGATTATGCCAACACAAGTGAACGGTCTTTGCGGCTTCTTGAAGCATTTTACGATCTTCAATCTGTTACCGGAGTAAAAGTTCTGCTGGCAGCCGGAGCCGATGTCAATGCAAGGGATATCTATGGACGAACCCCTTTGATGTATGCGGTTCGGCACAATATCTATACTTATAACATCACACAGTTGCTTGAAGCCGGGGCATATCCCGATGCCAAAGATGTTTACGGCAGAACGGTTTTGCATTTTCTTGCCGAACGTCAACCCCAATTCCGTTTAAAGTTCCTTGAGGCATTACGCGAAGCTCCGGTGACGACAGATCAATTCGGCTACGCACCATGGGCTTACTGGTGTTTGCAGGGTACTCATTTACTCTTCGGGTATCGTACTTGCAATGATATTCTTGCTGCTGATTTGCAGAAATTTCAGCCTGAACACTCTCCGGCTGATCCGACCTTTCAGATGATGCTGGATCGTGCTGAAATTTTACTGGAGCAAGGCGGCGATCTTCAGCTGATGCGTTCTGAATTTGTCAAAGCTGAAAATGAAGTTCCGCCACAGGAAGATGAACACTTCCGTTACTTTAATTTTCCAAGTGTGTTTGCTCTGATACTTTACAAAAATTTCAATCCCCACGCTAAAGAACTGCGGCTTGCGGATCGTGATTACGGCAGATTCTATTTCCTGTACAGTAAATTGCAGGGAAATGATGAAACGTTGCTGACAAAGGCGATTGCATGGAATCCATATTGTGCCGCTTACTGGTTTGAGTATGCTGAATTGCTGAAACAGCAGGATAATTTACAAAGATTGCGGGAAGTGCTTGGACAAATGTTTGAATTTCTCAATGATCGCCAGGACATCGGAACAGCATATCAGTATCTTGGCTATTATTATGAACAACAGAAAATGTACGAGCTTACGGCTTGTTTATACCGCTTCAGCATGGTATATGATGGCAATGATTTTGCGGCAAGAGATAAACTTGCTGAACTTTCCTGTGCCAGTGGAATCAATTTCAAGTACCGTCACTGGGATATGGCAAAAGTAAAACAACAACTACTAAAACATCATATTCCCATAGGTGTCGATAAGGCGATTTGGGATTTTGCATGTCGGCTGCATGAACAAGCTGAAGCAAAAGGCGCAGAAGAACTCATATGGTATTTTAAATCTATTTGTATGGAGGGTGAAAAATGAAAAAAATGATCGTTGCGGTTGTTTGTTTTGCGTTTGCAATCGGTGTGGTCTGCGGAAACTCGGAGATTGAAAACTATCGCAAGGCGGCTGAACAGGGCGATGCCGTGGCGCAGCGCAAACTGGGGTATCGTTATGGCAACGGTATCGGCGTCAAGCAGGATCACGCAGAAGCGTTCAAGTGGTATCGCAAAGCTGCTGAACAGGGGGATGCCAAAGGCCAACATAATCTTGGGTATTGTTACGAAAACGGTTTGGGGGTCAAACAGAATCACGCTGAAGCGGTTAAATGGTATCGCAAAGCCGCAGAACAGGGTTGGGCATATTCGCAATTCAATCTCGGCAATTGTTATTACATGGGAAAAGGTGTCAAACAGGATTATACCGAAGCAGTGAAGTGGATTCGTAAAGCCGCCGATAACGGCGATACAACGGCTCAATATGCTCTCGCAATTTGTTATGCCGAGGGGCATGGCGTGAAACAGGACGTTTCCGAAGTGGTAAAATGGCTCCGTAAAGCCGCTGAACAAGGTTTCGTTGAGGCGCAATTCAAGTTGGCGCAAGGATATGCAACGGGGGAACTGGGTTTACCGACCGATTATACAGAATCTGCGAAATGGCTTGAACTTGCCGCGAAACAAGGTCATGTGGAAGCGCAATATATGCTGGGCTGTTATTATAAATACGGCTACGGAGTGGAGAAATCCGCCGAACAAGCCGATTTCTGGTTCCGCAAGGTTGCTGAACAGGGGTACAATTTACCGGAAGAAGCGTTGAAGAACAACAAAGAGTGATTTTATGTGGGCGCGCACCGAAATCCGCCGGAATATGAGTATGACCCCCGCCGGAAAACGATCATGATACTGGCTGGAGTTCTGTGAAGAAGAGTGGAGAGATGTGATCTGCCATTGGGTGTTCAAAAAATCGGCTTTTTATGGTTAACTGTTCCGGTTAAGTGATCGCATGCTTGACAAATGGCGAATCCATGCTAATTTTATCCTACATCGCTTTCCGCTTAGTATGAGTTTTTCACCGAACTCAACTTTTGAAACAGCTCAAATGAATTACTTGGTCAAGAATGAGTATATTTGAGTTGAGGAGCTTATGATATGAGTGAATTGTCATTTCAAACATTCTGCATCGAGTTTTACAGCAGACATATACAGAAAACCGGCCCGGAAGTGTATGACCTGTTTCAGAAAAGCGGCCTTTTGGAGATGCTGGAAACGGACTATGAGGACTTGCACGGTATGGGAATGGAAGCCCTTATGCAATTCTTCGATGAATATCTTGCGAAGGAATTGAAAAAATGAAGCTGTATCATGGAGGACTTACCGTAGTAAACTCTCCACGTATTATCCGCAGCGAAATCGGGCGGGATTTTGGTTTTGCGTTCTACACAACCGATATCAAAGAGCAAGCCGAACGTTGGGCTTACCGTCGTCAACGAGCTGCAGTTCGTAATGGATGTCCTTCCGCACAGGCTGTAGTTTCAGTTTTTGAATTTGATGAAGTCGCATCCCGAAAAGATTTGGAATTTCTGGATTTTCCGGAAGCAAACCTTGCATGGCTGGATCTTGTTGTCGCCTGTCGTTCGGATCATACCTTCACACATGGCAAAGACGTGATTACAGGTAAGATCGCCAATGACAATGTAGGAGAAACCATCTCGTATGTTATCGCCGGAATCATGCGCAAAGAGGATGCACTTGAAAGATTGAGATTTCAAAAGATCAACAATCAAATTGCTTTCTGTTCTGAACGTGCCTTGTCGTATTTGAAATATGAATCCTGCTACACCGTTGCGAAGGTTTCCCATGATTGAGCATAATTTAGTCAGAGCCACAGTAATTCCGGAAATTGTTCGTCTGATTTGTAACTATTACGAGATTGGCGAAAAGGAAGCCCTGTGTCGTTTCTACAAATCGAAAACCGCCGCCAACTATGCTGATGAAGAAACTGGAATTTACGGACAGTCCGCCCTCTACGTTGCCGGATTGTTTATAATGGAGCAGGACGGTGAGATTGATGAAAAACGTTTTGCATAAACAGCGATTGCGCCGAAATTGAAGGAAGAGTAGTGGTAAGGATATTCAAATAAGAGTTGAGGTCGACAGTACAGAGGCTTAATTTCTCCTGAAATTGCGTTATAATCATCTGATGGGAGCCTTATGGTTCCGAAAATGCCCGACAGTTACCTGACTGCCGGGTGTTTTTGTCTTTACTCTCCGGATCGGGAGGAAAGAAACGGTTATGGCCGAAAACAAATGCAGCTTAAGGAGGAAAAAATGAAGATTGAAAAGAAAGTATTGAATGATGCCTTGCGGATACTGGGGAAGATGGTATGCCAGACCAGTCCGGTGGAGGTATTCCGGGGAGTGCGGTTTGTCGGCACTCCGGGAGATGTTCTGGCGGTGGTGACTGATGGTACGGAGCTGGTTTCACTTCGGATTGATGCTGAAGTAGAAGGTGTAGTGGATTTCCTTGTCGAGTACCGGATGTTGCGGGAGATGGTGCGTACAGCCAGAGGCGGCAAAATTGAACTGGAAGGCAGGAAAGTTGAATATCCGGTACAGGAAGCCGTTCCTGTTGATGCGACCGTTACCGAATTACCGGTGGAGTTCACTGATCTTCTGGCTTCAGCCGCTCCGATCATCAATCGGAATGAACCGCGAGCAGTGTTGCAGGGTGTCAATCTCTCAAAAGACGGCATCACTGTGACAGACGGGAAACAGTTGTTGAATCTGCCGTGTTCTCTGACATTGAAAGAATCAATAACGATCCCGTTCCCTCTGGCTCTACTGGCAGCCAGACTGCATGATGCAGGAACCCTTGCCACTTGGACAAACGGAAATTCCCAGTTGTTCCAGATAAAGATCGGCGATTTCACATGGTCCGGCAAAGCTCCATCCGGCAACTATCCGAACTGGAAACAGGTTATACCGACCGGTAATGCACTTGATTACTCCATTACATTTCACGAACCGGTACAGGTGATCGACTTTTTGAAAACAGTTCCAGACCATGAACCCTATCATGGAATCGAACTCAATGTCACCCCGGATGGAGTTTCAGTCATTCCGACGGATTACCCCGATATGCACTTGGAAACGACTGTTGATCATATCGGAGCACTGCCACGTGCCGTACTGGTTCTCAACAAGTACATTCTGCTCCGGATGCTTCAACAAGGGTACACGAAGTTCGGGGCACATTCGGACGGCAGGATTCCAGTTGTTGCCGAAGGCGGGTATGGACGTTATTTGGCCATGCCGATTCACATATTACCGAAACATCAACCGCAGAAGGAAGAAAAGAAAATGGAAACCACTGAAAACAAAGTTGTGGAATCGAATGATCCGGTTCCTGCCGCTTCTCCGCTGGAAGAACTCAGCAATAATGTTGAGGAACTGCGGAGCAAACTCAAACACTTGCTCGATGAATCCGGCATCCTGATCCGCAAGGTGAAAGAGGTTACACTCCTGCAAAAGCAAAAGGAGCGTGAGTTCATACAGACCCGCCGGAGGCTGGAACGCATTAAAATGGCGATGTGATAACCAGCAATTCAATTAATCAAACCGAGCCGTAGGATAAACACCTGCGGCTTTTTCATTTCAAGGAGGCAGCCATGTTGAAATTGAACGCATCTTATTCCAAGAAAGTCCCGGCGGAGGGTGAATATTCGAGCCAGAGCTATCACGCTTCCATCGAATGCGAACTCCCTGACGGCCTGAACGCGAATCAGCTTCAGGAACGCATCCATGATACCTTCGAACTCGTGCGGCAGTCGGTCGAAGCCGAACTTCACGGCGGCAACCGGCAGCAGCAATCACAGCAACCGCAGCAATCAGGCAAAACAGTTCCGGCCAGTCCGAAACAGATTCGCTACCTGCTTGACCTTGCCCGGATGCGCGGCATTACGCCGCAACAGATCGCCGCGAAATTCAATGTCGCGGATGTTCAGCAACTATCCAAGCAACAGTGTTCCAATCAGATCAATGAATGGAGGGCCGCATGATGGAAACACTGGACGAACTGCGGCAGGAGCCGCACTGGTCGTATTCAGCGCTGAATACGTACCTCAACATCTGTCAGGCGCAATTCATGTATCGCTATGTGGAACACGCCGAGGCCGAACGGACTTCTGTCTGTTTCCCGTTCGGACGCGCCTTCCATGCCGCATTGACGGTTCAGGCATGGGAGTGCATGACAGGCGGTTCTTTGACCTGCGATGAAATGGTTGAACAGTTCGCGGAGGCGTTCAAAGTCGAAGTCAAGGCGACACCGAACCTGATCTATAAGGAAGGTGAGAACTATGATTCGATGGTGGAGCTGGCTTCCCGGATGCTGGATGCAGTGTCGGCGAACTGGTCGGACTGTTACACGGTCAAGAGTGTTGCACGTGCGTTTAAAGTCGAGGTGCCCGGTCTGGATAACTCCCTGATCGGGGAATGGGACTGCATCGTTCAGGATGGGCGGGACATTTGCATCGTGGATTGGAAAACATCCGCGAGCCGCTGGCCCGCAGGAAAGGCCGAACGCGATCTACAGGCGACCGTGTTCAGCTATGCCTATGAGAAGCTGACCGGCACCACTCCGCTTTTCCGGTTCGATGTGGTTACCAAGACGAAGAAGCCGAGTTGCGAGAGCCACTACACCAGTCGTGGCTTTCACGACTTCCGCAGATTCGAAGCACTGGCGAGCCGGGCGCAGTATGCGATCAATAAAGGTGTGTTTCTGCCAAATGAAACATCGTTTGCCTGTGGCGAATGTCCTTACTGGCATCGTTGCAAGCAGTGGCATTTAAAGAAATGGAGATAACTATGGGACTGATGATTGAAAGCAATGCCCGGTTTGTCGGGCGCGAAGAGATTGCGCAGGTGCCGACTCCGATTGGAACGGCCAGTTGGAAGCCGGTACCGCACATGGAGGTGATCGATGCGGTCGGTGACGTGGTGAACTCGCGCGGCTGGCAGATTCTCGATGAACAGTACGGCTTGGCGCGGGATGGACAGAAGCTCTTCGGAGTAATGCGGATCAACCGCAGCAGTTCGCCCGAATGGAGCCGTTGCATCGGTATCCGCAACAGCCATGACCGTAGTTTGTCGGTCGGTCTGACCGCCGGGATTACGGTGCTGGTCTGCTCGAACAACGCCTTTGGCGGTTCAATGGTCATCAAGCGCCGCCATACCCGGCAAATCCGGGTGCGCGATCTGGTAATCGATGCCGTGGATTCTCTCGAAGAAGAGTTCCTGACGCTCGAAACCGTGGCCGAAGGGCTGAAGATCGATGAAGTCGGAGATGATGAGGTACGCGCCTCCATCGTCAAGGCCGCCGAGATTCAGGCGATTCCGAGCTGCGACATCCTGAACGTCTGGAAAGAGTTCAAGGAACCGAGGCACGAGGAGTTCGCAGAGCCTACCCGGTGGAGCCTGTTGAACGCCTTCACTGAAACCGCAAAGAAGTACAGTCCGGCCCGTGCTGATCTCTGTTACCGGGGATTGACCCGGCTGTTCGGGCTTGACGGGAAACCTTCTTTCCTCTGGAAACAATGATTGAATTTTACTATTACGGTAGAATAACCTATTTTACATTTTATGCAGATTAGGTTATTCATCTGTAATAGGGAAAATCATTTCTTGATGCGTACTGCACGGTCCGACCAAAACAGACCCGCTCCCATTCCGAACATGGTACACTCGGAATGGTGCCTACCCAGGTACCCCGGCGGCAGAAGCTTCTGCCGTCGGCTTTATCTTCAACCACACAATAAGGAAACCTACCATGTTGAAAGAAATCTCAATTGTTGCACTTGCCATTGTCGCCGCATGGCTGCTGATCGCACTGTTACCCTCTCTGCTTGAGGTTGGTATCGGCCTGATGCTGCTTGCTGGTCTGCTCTGGCTGGCTTCCACTGTCTGTACCTGTTTCAAGCCCCGTTATCGCGAGGCTTGATCCGGTAAGAGGCTCTGATTAAAACCGGAGCCTCTTTTTTTAAAAGGTAAAACTCATTCCTTTACAGGAAGGTGGGCAATCTGCTCTTTGAGTACATCATCTTTCACGGGAGACAAATGCAATTTTTCCAACAAGTCAAAACCGTAGTTCACTTTGGTGATTACTGTCAACAGCTTTTCAATATCCACCTTAGTATATACGCGAGTTGTCGTATCTGCGGTTTCATGACCGACCAGATGGGCGATATGTACCCTTTGAACATCTTCATGAGCCAACTGGGTAATCACATTATGTCGGAAACTGTGAAATGTTTTCTTGGTATCAGTCGTAATCTGTTTTCTGTTGAACTGGTTGTAAAAGTTGGTCAAATTCCGGGTGTAGTGGTGTTGCGGGCTGTAGTTCATGCAGGGAAAAAGCAACCGAACCTGTTCGGAATTATCCAACTGCTGATTTCTGGCATTCCGTTCCAATTGGGTAAGAACTGGATGTTCCCGTAGTTTGCAGACATATTCCAGAAATCCAGCTTTCAACAGCTCTGGATGAATCGGAACCTGACGGAAAGATTGTTGATTCTTCAGGGATTTACTCCAATGCGAATCATTGACGCAGAAACAGGGAATCCCATTGATAGTTGCCACGTCATCGACAAATAACTGGCAGATTTCATTTTGCCGCATCCCCTGATACATGGCAATTAAAACAATCCATCGCAACTGGAGATTGCGTTGTTGTTGCTTAGGGGTGGCATGCGGCAAGTTGGCAAGCTCATCAACAATTTTGATCAATTCCACATGGGAATATCGATCTCGGCTCTCATTGTTTTTTCGTTTAATCTGAATTTGAAGCCGTTTGGCCGGATTATCCGCATTCATATAATGGTTTTCCCGGCACCATTCGAAAAAACTGCCGAATGTAAGCAGATATTCATTGATGCTTTTATCACTTAACGGTGAATTATGATTCATTTTCAGCAGTTCAGAAAGTGTTTTGCTTCTAAATGCAGGATCGGTATTCCGTTTGCGCGGGAGCTTTTTCAGTACATTGTCACGGAGCTGAAGAATAAAAGCCCGATCCATTTTTTCCAGAGGTACGGAACACAGTTGGGCATATTCAACAAGCAGTTGAAGGTGTGCTTTCCCGCTAGTGGCGGTATTATGTGCCCATGAATTGTCATTAGTCTTCTCTCGGCAGAAATGTTCCGTCAATTCCGCCAACGGAGGAATAGATGAAGCGACAGGAGGAGAAGAAGGCTCCAACTGCTTTGAAAGTTTTTCAGTGTTTTCCTGCTTTCGGGAACTCCGCCGGAAAAAGTCCATCAGAAAATCGGGATCCTCGGTATCTTTTGTTTCTTCTTCGGCATGATCGCAGGAAGGAGTATCAAGAATTGCCCGTGTCAGCAAATCTAGACTGTTGCGGTGCTCATTCACCTTTTTATTGAACAGTTTGATCAATGCCAGTTCGTCTTTATCGCTCAATTCCTCATTGGCTTCATTTTTCAGGCGGGTTAAGACATTGGCCAAAGCCTGTAGCCGTTCTGCCTTGGCTTGGGCATTCCGCTTGTATTGAATGATACGCGAAAGAGTTCCGACTTCCTCATTGATGATCAATAATGCTGCTTTATGATCCATAACCCCTTCCTGTATCTGGGTAAATATTTCTTTCAGCTTCAGACGAGCTAATTTAGCGGCAGGTTCTGCCAAGTTCAAGTCACATTTACCCAATGAGCGTTTGATTTCCCTGCATTTCAAGAGCCGTTGCAGGCCAACGGGCACTCTGATCCTGAAATACCAGTACCCTGACCGGGAAAGCAGTCCATACCGTTCCATTTCCCCGTCTTCTCCCTCGAATTTAGGTACCCGGTGGCGTGTACCAAATGTGTACCACTGTGTACCAAACTTCCTGTTTCTATCGACTGTGAAACGGGATTTTGAGGGGGAAGTCTGAGGAAAAAAGCAAACTGGTACCCGGGAGATGAGAGTCCGCCGGTGCCGTTTCTACCTCAGAATAAGCCGCAACCGCTTACCGTGCAATGAAAAACTATCGTTCTGATCCGATTCCATGCAAGGCGCCTTGAATTGTCAAAACGGCACTTTTTGGCACATTTTCATCTTTAAACGGCACAAAACGGCACCGTTGAAAAGTGTGGTACCCCTGCTCCAATCCTGAAATCAAACAACTGATTTACTATAACTCTTCATATTCGCCATTGCAAACCGGTTTTCAAAATTTTCTCTTGAAATAATGTAAAGCATCATTGACATTCATCATAATCTGTGATAGTTTAAACTGGCATAACTAAGGAGAAAACAATGGCGAAGCGTACCACAGTGCTGTTTCCGAAAACAATTGAGCTGCTGCAGGAGTTCGGCGAGAACCTGCGTCTGGCGCGTTTGCGCCGCAATATCACCTCCGCGCTTCAGGCGGAACGGGCCGGAATCAGCCGGGTGACGCTGTCGCAGATTGAAAAAGGCTCGCCCTCCGTTTCGCTCGGCAGCTATGTGCAGGTGCTGGTTTCACTCGGATTGGAACACGATCTGCTGAAAGTCGCGGCCGACGATGAGCTTGGCCGTAAGTTACAGGATGCCGGCCTAGCCGTCCGCAAACGTGTCACGTCCAGAAGGAACAAGTGAAGATGGAACGAAAAACCGTTTATGTTTACAGTGACTGGCATGCCGATGCGACTCCTCAACTGATGGGTGAATTGCAAATTCAGATTGTTAGGAGGAAAGAGATTTTTGCGTTTGAGTTCAAGCCGGCCTGGCTGAAGTCGAATGACACGCGCATCCTCGATCCTGATCTTCAACTGTTCGCCGGTCCGCAATACGCTGCCGGTAACAAGAACAATTTTGGTCTGTTTCTCGATTCGTCCCCGGACCGCTGGGGGCGGCAATTGATGCGGCGGCGAGAAGCGATCCGGGCACGTAATGAAGAGCGTTCACCGTCCCCGTTGCAGGAGTCCGATTATCTGCTGGGCGTTTACGATGAAACCCGCATGGGAGCGATCCGCTTCAAGTTATCCCCCAACGGAGAGTTTGTCAACAATGATCGTGCGATGGCGGCTCCACCCTGGACCAGCCTGCGCGAGTTGGAAGCCGCCAGCCGCAACTATGAGGATGAATCGCAGTCCGACAATGAACATGAGAAATGGCTGTCGATGCTGATTGCTCCCGGCTCTTCATTGGGAGGCGCACGTCCGAAGGCGAATGTACTCGATCCGGAAGGCAATCTCTGGATTGCCAAGTTTCCGAGTAGAGCGGATTCTGCCGATACGGGAGCCTGGGAAATGGTCGTACATCAACTGGCAAGGCAAGTCGGCCTCCGTCTGCCGGAATGCCGACTTGACAAATTCTCCAAGAATGGCTCTACTTTCCTGACCAGACGTTTCGACCGCAACGGTAACCGCCGCATTCATTTCGCTTCGGCAATGACGCTGCTCGGCAAAACGGATGGAGCTGATTATCAGGCCGGAACCAGTTACCTTGATATTGCCAAATTCATCATGCAGTACGGTGCTCAGCCTGATGCCGACTTGCGGGAACTCTGGAAGCGGATCGTTTTCAGTATAGCAGTAAAGAATACTGACGACCATCTCCGCAACCACGGTTTCCTGCTGACGCCTCAAGGCTGGATACTCTCTCCGGCCTACGACATCAACCCCAATCCGAATGGCGCCGGTCTTGCTCTCAATATCTCGGAAAACGACAATGCCCTTGATTTCGATCTCGCGCGGGAAGTCGCGTCACTTTTCCGAATTGATACAGACGCGGCCGATTCTTTTATCAGGCAGACCGAAGAAAGTGTTCAAAACTGGCGTAAAATCGCTGATCGCTGTGCGCTCAGCCGTCCCGCACAAGACGATATGGCCTCGGCATTTGCTGACAAACACAGATGAAGTAGCAAGTTATCGTCCTGTTGCTTGATGGCAACAGGACGATAGAATATTTTACATGCTGCTCTCTCTGTGATGTGTTAGTCTTCGTCTTTAATGGGACGATATAACGAAGCCGGAGACGTTCCGAGTAGTTTTGCCGTTTCCTCTTTCCCTAATTTCTCTACATTTATGTAATAATCTCTTATCCGATTCCGTTCTTCTGTTGCAGAACGTTCGGGCGAATAGAGATGCCATCTGCCCGGCGACTCCGGCTGATATATTTTAAACGGTTCCTGATTGGTCGCCAACCAACCGGAACGAACCGCCTTAAAGTGAACTTCCATAGGTTCGGCGAGAGAATGAGAGTCTCGTCCTTTTCGCTCTAAATCCATCACGTAAAAGAAAGACTC harbors:
- a CDS encoding tetratricopeptide repeat protein — translated: MKKMIVAVVCFAFAIGVVCGNSEIENYRKAAEQGDAVAQRKLGYRYGNGIGVKQDHAEAFKWYRKAAEQGDAKGQHNLGYCYENGLGVKQNHAEAVKWYRKAAEQGWAYSQFNLGNCYYMGKGVKQDYTEAVKWIRKAADNGDTTAQYALAICYAEGHGVKQDVSEVVKWLRKAAEQGFVEAQFKLAQGYATGELGLPTDYTESAKWLELAAKQGHVEAQYMLGCYYKYGYGVEKSAEQADFWFRKVAEQGYNLPEEALKNNKE
- a CDS encoding site-specific integrase produces the protein MERYGLLSRSGYWYFRIRVPVGLQRLLKCREIKRSLGKCDLNLAEPAAKLARLKLKEIFTQIQEGVMDHKAALLIINEEVGTLSRIIQYKRNAQAKAERLQALANVLTRLKNEANEELSDKDELALIKLFNKKVNEHRNSLDLLTRAILDTPSCDHAEEETKDTEDPDFLMDFFRRSSRKQENTEKLSKQLEPSSPPVASSIPPLAELTEHFCREKTNDNSWAHNTATSGKAHLQLLVEYAQLCSVPLEKMDRAFILQLRDNVLKKLPRKRNTDPAFRSKTLSELLKMNHNSPLSDKSINEYLLTFGSFFEWCRENHYMNADNPAKRLQIQIKRKNNESRDRYSHVELIKIVDELANLPHATPKQQQRNLQLRWIVLIAMYQGMRQNEICQLFVDDVATINGIPCFCVNDSHWSKSLKNQQSFRQVPIHPELLKAGFLEYVCKLREHPVLTQLERNARNQQLDNSEQVRLLFPCMNYSPQHHYTRNLTNFYNQFNRKQITTDTKKTFHSFRHNVITQLAHEDVQRVHIAHLVGHETADTTTRVYTKVDIEKLLTVITKVNYGFDLLEKLHLSPVKDDVLKEQIAHLPVKE
- a CDS encoding DUF3791 domain-containing protein, which produces MSELSFQTFCIEFYSRHIQKTGPEVYDLFQKSGLLEMLETDYEDLHGMGMEALMQFFDEYLAKELKK
- a CDS encoding ankyrin repeat domain-containing protein, whose protein sequence is MENEQYHSSLALRERKAVKKVAFILDHGADINQKDQDGNVILHDVLKHRYSIKTIQRLLNAGADVNARNHDGSTPLLVLLQQLNSVLHPGSDDPDYIPFPDSSEEKSIQHTECDAESFFTEAIPLLLNAGADVNISNNHGDTPLIIACRYGGSTIQKMLIAAGADVNYRDGNGVTPLMGILRNFPDGLGLFKDFEHKGFVSVLPKEQLLQYLKVRLDTAEEITANFLDYANTSERSLRLLEAFYDLQSVTGVKVLLAAGADVNARDIYGRTPLMYAVRHNIYTYNITQLLEAGAYPDAKDVYGRTVLHFLAERQPQFRLKFLEALREAPVTTDQFGYAPWAYWCLQGTHLLFGYRTCNDILAADLQKFQPEHSPADPTFQMMLDRAEILLEQGGDLQLMRSEFVKAENEVPPQEDEHFRYFNFPSVFALILYKNFNPHAKELRLADRDYGRFYFLYSKLQGNDETLLTKAIAWNPYCAAYWFEYAELLKQQDNLQRLREVLGQMFEFLNDRQDIGTAYQYLGYYYEQQKMYELTACLYRFSMVYDGNDFAARDKLAELSCASGINFKYRHWDMAKVKQQLLKHHIPIGVDKAIWDFACRLHEQAEAKGAEELIWYFKSICMEGEK
- a CDS encoding MarR family transcriptional regulator; the protein is MLKLNASYSKKVPAEGEYSSQSYHASIECELPDGLNANQLQERIHDTFELVRQSVEAELHGGNRQQQSQQPQQSGKTVPASPKQIRYLLDLARMRGITPQQIAAKFNVADVQQLSKQQCSNQINEWRAA
- a CDS encoding PD-(D/E)XK nuclease family protein, producing the protein MMETLDELRQEPHWSYSALNTYLNICQAQFMYRYVEHAEAERTSVCFPFGRAFHAALTVQAWECMTGGSLTCDEMVEQFAEAFKVEVKATPNLIYKEGENYDSMVELASRMLDAVSANWSDCYTVKSVARAFKVEVPGLDNSLIGEWDCIVQDGRDICIVDWKTSASRWPAGKAERDLQATVFSYAYEKLTGTTPLFRFDVVTKTKKPSCESHYTSRGFHDFRRFEALASRAQYAINKGVFLPNETSFACGECPYWHRCKQWHLKKWR
- a CDS encoding helix-turn-helix domain-containing protein, with the translated sequence MAKRTTVLFPKTIELLQEFGENLRLARLRRNITSALQAERAGISRVTLSQIEKGSPSVSLGSYVQVLVSLGLEHDLLKVAADDELGRKLQDAGLAVRKRVTSRRNK
- a CDS encoding type II toxin-antitoxin system HipA family toxin, producing MERKTVYVYSDWHADATPQLMGELQIQIVRRKEIFAFEFKPAWLKSNDTRILDPDLQLFAGPQYAAGNKNNFGLFLDSSPDRWGRQLMRRREAIRARNEERSPSPLQESDYLLGVYDETRMGAIRFKLSPNGEFVNNDRAMAAPPWTSLRELEAASRNYEDESQSDNEHEKWLSMLIAPGSSLGGARPKANVLDPEGNLWIAKFPSRADSADTGAWEMVVHQLARQVGLRLPECRLDKFSKNGSTFLTRRFDRNGNRRIHFASAMTLLGKTDGADYQAGTSYLDIAKFIMQYGAQPDADLRELWKRIVFSIAVKNTDDHLRNHGFLLTPQGWILSPAYDINPNPNGAGLALNISENDNALDFDLAREVASLFRIDTDAADSFIRQTEESVQNWRKIADRCALSRPAQDDMASAFADKHR
- a CDS encoding DUF932 domain-containing protein, with the translated sequence MGLMIESNARFVGREEIAQVPTPIGTASWKPVPHMEVIDAVGDVVNSRGWQILDEQYGLARDGQKLFGVMRINRSSSPEWSRCIGIRNSHDRSLSVGLTAGITVLVCSNNAFGGSMVIKRRHTRQIRVRDLVIDAVDSLEEEFLTLETVAEGLKIDEVGDDEVRASIVKAAEIQAIPSCDILNVWKEFKEPRHEEFAEPTRWSLLNAFTETAKKYSPARADLCYRGLTRLFGLDGKPSFLWKQ
- a CDS encoding DUF3990 domain-containing protein, which produces MKLYHGGLTVVNSPRIIRSEIGRDFGFAFYTTDIKEQAERWAYRRQRAAVRNGCPSAQAVVSVFEFDEVASRKDLEFLDFPEANLAWLDLVVACRSDHTFTHGKDVITGKIANDNVGETISYVIAGIMRKEDALERLRFQKINNQIAFCSERALSYLKYESCYTVAKVSHD